The stretch of DNA TCATTTCACCTAGGCCCTTGTACCGCTGTACGTTGACGCCTTTCTGGGCCAGGTCCAGGACCTGGCGGAGGAGGTCGAAATAGCTCGCGGCCTCCATTTCCATGTCCTTGTGCCGGATAACATGGCCCGGACCCGGGCAGCGTTCGCGGATCGAAGTCAGGAGTTCCATGGCCCGGCGGTACCGCTTGGAGTGGAAGAATTCCAACCCCAGGCGGATGGCATGGTTGTTGGCGTCGACAAAACGCAGATAGTGCCGGGTCTCGTTTTCCAGGGCAACGCCTTCTTGGCCGTCCTCGTGTTCGTTGACCAGTTCCACCGTGTATTCCCGTTCCCGCATGTGGGCCAAGAAGGCGGGTTCGAGGCCGGCAACACGGACCGTTTCGGGTTCGAGCGCCTGGCCATACTGCAGCAGGTGGATGAACAGGGCGTCCGGAATGCCCATGTTGGCCACGTCCACGGTCAGATCGCGCAGGGCCAGGATCCGGTCGAGCAGCTCCGTCAGTTCCTGGCCGGCGATGTCCGGGCCTTCGGGGGTGGCGACGGTCATTTCCTCGGTCACGCGTTGGACCAGGAAGCCACTCATCTCTTCCTCGTTTTTGATGTAGCGCTCGAAGGAGCCCTTGTGCACCCGGTACAGGGGCGGCTGGGCGATGTAGAGGTAGCCCTGTTCAATGAGTTGCTGGTATTGGCGGTAGAAGAAGGTCAGGATCAGGGTGCGGATATGCGCTCCGTCCACATCGGCGTCGGTCATGATGATGATCTTGTGGTACCGGAGCTTGGCCAGGTCCACCTCGTCCTCGCCGATGCCCGCGCCCATGGCCGTGATCAGGGCCTTGATCTCCTTGTTTTGGAGCATCTTGTCGAAACGGGTTTTTTCCACGTTCAAAATTTTGCCACGCAGGGGCAAAATGGCCTGGAATTTCGGGTTGCGACCCTGTTTGGCCGAGCCGCCGGCGGAGTCGCCCTCGACGATGAAGACCTCGCTTTCGGCCGGGTCCTTGCTCTGGCAGTCGGCCAATTTGCCGGGCAGGGCGTTGTCGGACAGGGCGCCCTTGCGCCGTACCAGTTCCCTGGCGCGCCGGGCCGCGTCGCGGGCGCGGGCCGCGTCAATGACCTTTTCGATGATCAGCCGCACGTCCTTGGGATTTTCGCCGAAAAATTCGTTCAGGGCTTCGTAGACCATGGTCGCCACGTAGCCGGCCACCTCGGAGTTGCCGAGCTTGGTCTTGGTCTGGCCCTCGAACTGCGGATTGGGAATCTTGACGCTGATGATGGCGGTCAGGCCCTCGCGCACGTCGTCGCCGGACACCTTCTGCTTCAATTTCTTGGGCAGGTCGGCGCTGTTGGTGATATAGGTGTTGATGGCCCGGGTCAGGGCCGTCTTGAAGCCCTGCAAGTGGGTGCCGCCTTCCTTGGTGCGGATGTTGTTGGCGAAGGTATAGACGTTTTCCTTATAGCCAGCCGTGTATTGCAGGGCGAAATCGATGCTCACGCCCTCCATTTCGCCGCTACCACTGACAATGCGGTGGATGCCGTTGTCCTGGTTCTTGTTCTTGATGAAGTGCGGCAGGCCGCCGTCGTATTTGAAGACATCCCGGTTTTGGCTTTTTTCGTCGAAAAATTCGATCTTGATGCCCGGATTGAGATAGGCCAGTTCCTCGAAGCGCTTGGCCAGGACATCATACTGGAAGTCCAGTTCCTCGAAAATTTCCTCGTCGGGCTTGAACCGGACCAGGGTGCCGGTCTTGTCGGTTTCACCGACCACGCTCAGGGGCGCCACGGGCACGCCGCGGCGGTAGCGCTGGTAATGGCGCAAGCCTCCCCGGCTGACCGTGACCTCCAGGTATTCGGACAGGGCGTTGACCACGGACACACCCACGCCATGCAGGCCGCCGGATACCTTGTAGGTGTCGTTGTCGAATTTGCCGCCGGCGTGGAGCACGGTCATGACCACTTCCAAGGCCGGCTTGTGTTCCTTGGGGTGCATGTCCACGGGGATGCCGCGACCATTGTCGATGATGCTGACCGAGTTGTCCATGTGCACGGTGACCTTGATTTGGTCGCAGTAGCCGGCCATGGCCTCGTCGATGGCGTTGTCGATGACTTCGTACACCAGATGGTGCAGGCCATTGATATTGGTGGAGCCAATATACATGGCCGGCCGTTTGCGCACGGCGGACAGACCTTCCAGGACGGTAATGCTGTCGGCGGTATATGTGGATGCTTTTGTCATGAGTTCTCTTATGGTTATATTCGGGAACGGTACCGAACCCTAGATTTCTTCTTCACTGTAGTAGGTGTCCTCGGTGATTTCCACGGGCATGGTCAGAACCATGTAGTTGGGATCGTTCTTGCCGGTGATTTTGCAGGGTTCGAGGGCTCCGACAAAGGAAAAGGTCAGGGAATCGGAATTGAAGTGGCTGACGATGTCCAGCAGGATCTTGGTCTGCATGGCGATCTTGGACAGCTCGCCGGAATAGGCGCAGCCGATCTGCTCCGTGCCCTCGCCGATGTCCTGGCCCTGGCAGGACAGGGCCAGTTCCTCGGGACCGAAGTTGAAGAATGTGGCCTTGTTGGCGTCGGTATTGAAAATGAAGATCCGATCCAGGGAGTCGGTTAGTTCGTGTTTGTCCACGATCAGGGTCGAGGCGAAGCGGTTCGTGTATTGATTGATGAAGTTGCGGTAGTCCGCGAAAACATAGGTCTTGAGCGGCAGGCTGAAGGTTTCTTTTTTGTTTTCGGTGCGCAGGAAAAGGCGCTTGTCCGACAGGCTGATCTCGATTTCGTCGTTGGTCAGCCATTTGCGGATTTCGAGCAGGTATTTTTTGGACACCAGGAACCCATCCTGGCCAAGGGCCGCGTGGATGTCGGCGTTGGTGAACCGCAACAGGCCGAATTGGTGTCCGTTCAGACCGCAAATCTCGACGTCGTCGCCTTCCACGGGCGAGAATTTGATGCAGTTCATGCTGGTCAGATCTTCGTCGTCGGAGATGCAGAAGGCGATGCGGTCGATGATTTCCTTGAGGAAGTCGCCCGACCAAAGGACCGCGTTTTCCTCGGGAAAAGGATTGAAGTCCTGAAACCAGGACGATTCGTTGGCCGGAAGTTTGTATTTGCGGCGGCCCTGTTCAATGTGCAGGTGTTTGCCCGAGGCGTCGAGCTTGAGCAGGATTTCACCTGGAGGCATCTTGCGCATCAGGTCGCAGAATTTTTTTCCGGATACCCCGACCAGGCCGCCGTCACTGATGACGGCCGGGTAGGTGCCCACGAATTCGATGCTGGAATCCGTGGCCAGGATGGACAGGGCGTCGTCCTCGGCCCGTAGCCAGACAGTCCGCAGATAGGCCGCCCCGGTCTTGGTCGGGATGATGTTCGCGGCCTTGAGCAATCCGTCAATGATATCTTCCTTGCGTACCTTCAAAAACATCGTGGGCTCCTTTTATCCGGGAAATATGGTCGACCCCGTGTCGTCCATGGCCATGCATTGTTCGGACAGGGCGTGTATCATCGTTTTTACGTTTTTATCATCACGCTGTAATTGTTCGATTTTTCGACAGCTGTAGAGCACGGTGGAATGGTCCCGGCCGCCGAAGGCCCGGCCCAGTTCCGGAAAGGACAGGCCCAGGTGCTTGCGGCACAGAAACATGGCCGCTTGGCGGGCAAAGACTAGATTCTGCTTGCGGCCGGCGGACAGGATTTCGTCCCTGGTCAGGGAGAAATGGGTGCAAACCGTACCCAGAATTTGGTCCACGGTCATGGTCGTCACGGAGCGATCATCAAGATAATTCAGTATGTTGTCGAAATCTTCATCGGAAATTTGGTCGTGGATCAGTTCCCGGTAGGCCCAGAGTTTCAGGATGCAGCCCTCAAGATTGCGCAGGTCCGAAAAACGTTGGGCCAGGAGGAGCAACCGCTCCTTGGGCAGGTCGATGCGTCGCTCCCGGCAACGGGCCACGGCGTACTGGGTCCGGATGTCCAGATCCGGAGCCTTCAGGGTGACGATGAGGCCCCATTCCAGACGGGATTTGAGCTTGGGCGCCAAAAACGTGTATCCGGACACCTTGCCGGCGCAGGCGAAGACCATCTGTTTGCGCCTGGTGTGGAAGTGATCGAACAGCGCGATCAGTTCGCCTTGCAGATATTGATGCCTGGCAATGTCCTGCAGGTCGTCGATGCCGAGAAAATTCATGGTGGTCAAAAATTTTCGGGCATCGCCGCGCGAGGTATAAAGTTCGTGCAGATCCTCGATGCCAGCCACGAAAATCCCGGTCCCGTCCTGCTCGCTCCTGGCGTTGGCGATGGCTCGCAGCAAAAAGGATTTGCCGGCGCCGCTTTCCCCGCACAGCACGAAAGGGTTGTATTGGACCTCGCGGCTTTGGGCCACTTCCTGGGCCGAGGCCAAGGGAAAATAGTTTTTGTTGTTGACCAGGAAGTTGTCGAAAAGAAACTCATTGCCAAAGGGCCGCGTTGAACTCGGCGGTTTGCGTTCGCGGACGACAACATCCCGGTCGCCGACCTGGAACTGGTAGACAATGGCCAGTCCGGTTCCAGCCAGGGCCTGTTCGAAGCGGGCGCGGAGCTGGGTCTCGAACCACTCCGCGAAAAATTTATGTGGAAAGCGGACCGTCAGCACGTTTTCATCGACACTCATGCCCAGCGACGAGCTCCAACGGCCCAGTTCCTCGGCGGGAAAGGCCTGTTGCAGCCCCTGATAGACACGATCCATGATGCAGTACTCCCAGGACGACACGAAGTCCGGTTTACTCCGACGGGCAAATCAGACATAGTCCGCTCCCGCGGACCGGGAGTGGTCCGATATCTCACGGGAGGACATGTATGAGTGCCACGTTCGAAGTCCACAGGACCATCGCCGAAATCAACGAAAAAATCCGGCAGGGAAAAGCGGTCGTCCTCAACGCCAGCGAAATGACCAGTTTAGTTCGCAAGGAAGGCAAGGTCAAGGCCGCCCGCCAAGTCGATGTCGTCACCACCGGAACATTTTCGCCCATGTGTTCCTCGGGGATGTTGTTCAACATCGGGCAGCAGCCGCCGACCATCAAAACTTCCAAGGTATGGCTGAACGGCGTTCCGTGTCACGCCGGCCTGGCCGCCGTGGACTCCTACCTTGGCGCCACCGAGCCCTCGGAAGACGATCCCCTGAACAAGGTGTACCCGGGCCAGTTTAAATACGGAGGCGGGCACGTCATCGAGGACCTTTTGAAAGGCAAGCGGGTCCATCTCAAGGCCGAGGCCTACGGCACGGACTGCTATCCCAGAAAGGCCATCGAAAAGAACGTGTCGCTGGCCGAGTTGCGGAACGCCATCCTGCTCAACCCGCGGAATTGCTACCAGAACTACAACTGCGCCATCAATTGCACGCCCAAGCTCAAGTACACCTACATGGGACCACTCAAGTCGAACATGGGCAACGCCAACTACGCCACGGCCGGTGAGTTGAGCCCGCTCCTGAACGATCCCTATTTCAGGACCATTGGCCTGGGCACGCGTATTTTTCTGGGCGGTGGCATTGGGTACGTCATCGGCGAGGGCACCCAGCACGTGCCCGATCCCAAGCGCACCGAGCGCGGCGTGCCCCTGACGCCCTCGGGCACGATCATGGTCAAGGGCGACTTGAAGGGGATGAGCCCCCGCTATGTGCGCGGGGTGAGCATCGTCGGCTACGGGTGCTCCCTGGCCGTGGGCCTGGGCATTCCCATTCCCATCCTGAACGAGGACATGGCCTGGTACACGGGCGTGGCCGACGAGGATATCCTGGTGCCCGTGGTCGACTACGGCGAGGACTATCCCAATGGCTATCCGTCCCGATATGGTCACGTGACCTTTGCCCAGCTCAAGCAGGGCTCGATCACCGTGGATGGCAAGGAGGTGCCGACCACGCCCGTGACCAGCTATACCCTGTCCCTGGAGGTGGCCGAGGAGCTCAAACGCTGGATTCTGGACGGCAGATTCTTGCTGACGGAAGCCCAGGAGCCCATTCCCGCGCGGTGAGCCATGGCCGAAGCTGTTTATTTCTGGAACCTGCGCGCGTCCCGCAAGGCACCGTTCGAGGCCAAGGTCAAGCGCCTGCTCAAGCTGGCCGGGCTGGGCGCCGAGGTGCGCTCCGGGGATTTGGTCGCGGTCAAGCTCCATTTTGGCGAGGGTGGCGGAACGGGCCATGTCCGGCCCCTGCAACTCGTGCCGCTTTTGGCCTTTTTGCGTAAATGCGGGGCCAAGCCTTTTCTCACCGACACGAACACGCTGTATGTCGGCCAGCGTGGCGAATCCGTGTCCCATGCCCTGCAGGCCGCCCGGCATGGCTATGATCCCAACGTGCTGGGCGCGCCGGTCATTTTGGCCGACGGTTTGAAAAGCGGCAACGAGCGGGCCGTGCCCTGTCCGGGCCGTCATTTCGAGCAGGCCTTTCTGGCCGGGGATATCGTTGACGCGGACATGCTGGTCACGGTCAGCCATTTCAAGGGCCACGATCTGGCTGGTTTTGGCGGCGCCATCAAGAACGTCGGCATGGGCTGCGCCACGCGGCGGGGCAAGATGCGGCAGCATTGCGGGTTGGGCCCGGCCGTCCATCCCGAGCACTGCACGGGCTGCGGGCAGTGTGTCGAGGTTTGCGCCCATGGCGCGCTCTCCTTGGGGGCGGATCGCAAAATCCGGATTGACCGGGACAAGTGCGCCGGCTGCGCGGCTTGTTTTTTGGCCTGCAAGACCGGCGGGTTGGAAGTGGATTGGCGGGTGGACGTGAATACCTTTCTGGAACGCATGGCCGAATACGCGGCCGCGGCTCTCCTGGGCCGGTCCCGGCGGACATTGCATCTGAACTTCGTGCAGCAGGTCAGTCCGGGGTGTGACTGCACGGGTTTTTCCGACGCGCCCATCTGCCCGGACCTGGGCCTTTTGGCCGCCTGGGACCCGGTGGCCCTGGATCAGGCCTGTCTGGATTTGGTCAATCAGGCGCCGCCTTTGTATCCCAGCGCCCTGCCCGAGGGCATCGCTTCCGGTCAGGATAAGTTTGAAGCCATCCACGGGCATGTCCAGGGCTGCTATCTTTTGGAATATGCCCAACAGTTGGGCCTTGGGCGCCGGGACTACACCGTGGTGCCCGTGTGAGTTCCGGGAATTTGGCGCGCGGTCAGGCTGGACAAAAGGGTGATCCCTATTATATGAGCCCAGTCTTCCATTCAGTCGACATATCATACCCCTGGAGGAGAACATAATGGCTCAGAAGAAAACCGAACGGAAAAAAGAATTGGACCGCCGTCGCAAACGTCGCGAGGAGCGCCTGAAAGAGCGCATCCGCGAAGCCAAGGCGGCCGCCAAGAAATAGTTTTTGCGGAGGTCATCATGCCGATTTATGAGTATTGCTGCGAGGATTGCCATCAGATTTTCGAGGAATGGCAGAAGGATTTCCAGGATCGGGACAAAGTCTGTCCCGTCTGCGGCGGAGCTGCCCAACGGGTCATCTCCAACACCTCCTTTGTCCTGAAGGGCGGGGGCTGGTATGCTTCCGGATACTGCAAAGCATCCGGCGGCAACGGCAGCAAGGAGTCATCCTCACCGTCCTCTTCGGATACGGCAACCACGACGTCCTCATGACGAAGGCAGCTTCGGCTGCCTTTTTCTTTCCCTTTATCCGCAAGACCGTGCGCCGAACCTCCATTTTCAAGGAGGAATGCACCCCACGGCTCCACACAGACACGTATGATTGAACGCTACACACGCAAGGAAATGGGCGAGATCTGGACCCTGGAACAAAAATTCCGGGCCTGGCTCGAAGTGGAATTGGCCGTTTGCGAGGGCTGGCACGCCATGGGCGTCATCCCCGCCGAGGACATGGCCACGATCCGGGACAAGGCCGATTTCGAGCTGGACCGCATCCTGGAACTGGAAGAAATCACCAAGCACGATGTTATCGCCTTTTTGACCGCCGTGGAGGAAAAGGTCGGCCCGTCCTCGCGGTTCATCCATCTGGGATGCACGTCCTCGGACATCGTGGACACGGCCAACGCTCTGTTGTTGACCCGTGCCGGCAAGATTATCCTCAAGGATCTGGACCAACTTCTGGCCACCCTGGAATCCATGGCCAAAACCCATGCCGGCCGCCTGTGCATGGGGCGCACCCACGGCATCCACGCCGAGCCGACCAGCTTTGGCCTGAAGATGGCCGTGTTCCACGCCGAATTTCAGCGCCATCGCGAGCGTTGGGCGGCGGCCCTGGAGAACATCCGCGTTGGCAAGATTTCCGGCGCGGTTGGGACCTACGCCCAGCTGGAACCCGAACTGGAAAAACGTGCCCTGGATATTTTGGGCCTCGGGGTTGATCCCATCTCCACCCAGGTCATCCAGCGCGACCGCTATGCCCAGTATTTCACGGCGTTGGCCCTTATCGCCGGCGGTGTCGAACGCCTTTGCGTCGAACTGCGGCACTTGCAACGCACCGAGGTGCTCGAGGTGGAGGAAGGTTTTGGCAAGGGCCAGAAAGGCTCCTCGGCCATGCCCCACAAGAAGAATCCCATCTCGGCCGAGAACCTGACCGGTCTGTCCCGCCTGGTGCGGAGCAACGCGCTGGCCGCCATGGAAAACATGGCCCTCTGGCATGAACGGGACATCAGTCATTCCTCGGTGGAACGCGTCATCATGCCGGATTCGACCATCATGGTGAACTACATGCTTAATCGGCTCAATGGCGTGCTCGAAAACCTGCGCATCATCCCCGAGAACATGGAACGCAATCTGATGGGTTCGTATGGCCTGTTTTTTTCCCAGCGCGTTCTTCTGGCCCTGGTCGAAACCGGGCTGGAGCGGCAAAAGGCCTACGAGATGGTCCAGGCCGTGGCCATGCGCTGCTGGCAGGACCGGACCCCCTTCGAGGCGGCCGTGCGCGCCGACGCGGCCATCACCGGTCGCTTGGATGCCGCCCGGTTGGATCAGGCCTTTGATCTGAAGTATTATCTGCGGCATGAACACACGATTTTTGGCCGCGTGTTCAAATAAGAGGATTGCATGACGACCGACCTGAAGAAACGACTGGCCCAACTGCTCCTCGAGAAATCCTATCTCGAAGGTGATTTCACCCTGACCTCGGGCCAGAAAAGCGATTACTATTTCGACTGCAAACACACGGCCCTGCATCCCGAGGGCTCCTGGCTCATCGGCAAGTTCTTCCTGGACATGATCCGCGCCCACGGCGGCATCCAGGGCGTGGGCGGGATGACGCTCGGCGCCGACCCGCTGGTGTCCAGCGTGACCGTGGTTTCACACCTGGAAGGCTATCCTCTCCCCGGTTTCATCATCCGCAAGCAGCCCAAGGGCCATGGCACCAACCAGTATCTGGAAGGCTTGAACAACTTCAAGGCGGGCATGAACGTCTGCCTGCTGGAGGATGTCATCACAACCGGTGGCACGCTCCTCAAGGCCGTGGACCGCGTGCGCGAGCAGGGTCTGAACATCGTGGCCATCATGGGCGTGTTGGACCGCGAGCAGGGTGGCCGCGAGAATATCGCCAAGGCCGGATTCGAGCTGCGGACCATCTTCACCCGCAAGGAACTGGTTGAAACGGCCCGGAGCTGATCGTCCATCCATGCAACTGTGGTTTGCTCTTGTCTTGGCCTTGCAGTTCGCCGCGCCCACGTTGGTGGACGCGGCGAACTGGCGTCCGACCCTGACTCCCCGTCCCAACATGCCCCCGCTGTTCATGGCCGTGGACAAAAGCCGGCAACGCGCGTTCTTGGTCCGGTCATCGGGAAACGCGACCCGGCTGGACAAATTCAAGAAACTGATTTGTACCACGGGGCAGCGCGACGGCGACAAGCAGGTCGAGGGCGATTTGAAAACCCCCGAGGGGGTTTATTTCGTTACCGGCAAAATCACTTCCGGCCTGGATTTTCTCCTTTATGGCAACACCGCCTTTCCGCTGAATTATCCCAATCCCGTGGACCGTATCCGGAGCAAAACCGGGTATGGAATCTGGATTCACGGCCGGGGCGAGCCCATCACGCCCAGGCAGACCAAGGGTTGCGTGTCCATGAACAACGCCGACGTGGATCATCTGGATGACCATGTTGCCCGGCACGGCACACCGGTGATCATCGGACAGGACATCGCATGGGGCAACGCGACCAGGGCCGGAGCGCCCCAGGGCGTCGTCCAGGGCACGTGGGCCTGGAGCGCGACCCGCGAACGGCGGGATGAACGTTTTTTTGGACTTTACGATTCCAAGCTCTATGCCCAGTCCTCGGGTAAATCTTTTGAACGATTCCAGACGGCGATTCGGGCCGAATTCACGGCCAGGCCCTGGATCGACGTGCGCATGGGGAAAATTCAAATTTTGGAAGGACCGGGTTACGTGGTCAGCTTTTTTCCCGAACAGACCGTGGCCCACGATTCCATCCAGGAAGGTTGGCGGCGGTTGTATTGGATGCGGCAGGGCGATGCGTGGAAAATCGTGGGCGAGGAGTGGGCCCCACAGCGCCTGAAAACCACGCCGCCGTATGTCGTGACCATGGAAAAGGAAATTCAAACCATGCTTCGGCGGGGCGAAGACGCTTGGTCCAGACGCAGTCTGGGTGACGTGGTGAAAATGTACGCCAAGGACGCTACGCGCGGTTTGGATCAGGGCAATCTGGCCATCGCGCGGCGTTTGCGGGCCGAGCTTGAAACCGGTGTCGACAATCCGTTTCGCGGCGAGCCCCGGATTGCCCTGACCGATCAGGGCGTGGTCGTATTGCTCAGCCAGGCCGGAAGCGGGCGACGGTTTGTCTTCCGGCCCGCCAAATTCGACACCTGGGCCATCACGGTCGAGGACACCCTGCACTGACATGCATTTCGTCAATCTGCCCCTGCGTTATATCGAGGAGCATCCCCGCTACCTGGACCTTTTTTTAAGACATGGCCTGAATCCTGAACTGGGTCTGGATGTTTGGGCCCTGGATAGCCTGTCTCCGGACTGGCACGCGCGGACCGCGGCCATGCTGCGCGACGCCGGGCTGGTCTGCGCCGTGCATCTGCCTTTTTTCGATCTGCATCCGGGCAGCCTGGACGCGCTCATTCACCATGCCACCCAAAGCCGCTTACTCCAGGCCGTGGGCGTGGCCGCCGTGTATCGTCCGGTCCATTTTATCGCCCATCTCGGTTATGACCCTCTGACCTACGCCAATTTTCAGGATCTTTGGCTGGAACGTTCCGTGACCACCTGGAACGCGGTCCTCAATCGCGCCGGCGCTGCCCCGCTGTTCCTGGAAAACGTCTTTGAGGAAACGCCCGCGCATCATCTGGCCGTGCTCGACGCCCTGGACGGTCGGGCCCGGGCCTGCCTGGATCTGGGGCACTGGCACTGCTTCGCCCGTGGTCATGAGCGCCGGAATCTGAACGAATGGCTGACCGCCCTGGACGGCCATATCGGCCACCTGCATCTGCACGATAACGATGGCGGCGCGGACCAGCATCGCGGTCTGGGTCTGGGTTCCATCCCATGGGAGGAGCTTTGGAGCTGGCTCGCGAAGCACCCGTCCGTCAGCGCGACGTGCGAGCCGCATACCGAGGCTGATTTTTTGGCCTCCCAGTCCTACCTGGCCGCGCGCGGCATCCAGTTTTAAAAAATCGACCCTTCCTGTGGTGGCCAGCCGCCCTGAAAGCCCCGGCAGGCGAACAGGGTGAAGGTCTGACCCGC from Deltaproteobacteria bacterium encodes:
- a CDS encoding adenylosuccinate lyase; amino-acid sequence: MIERYTRKEMGEIWTLEQKFRAWLEVELAVCEGWHAMGVIPAEDMATIRDKADFELDRILELEEITKHDVIAFLTAVEEKVGPSSRFIHLGCTSSDIVDTANALLLTRAGKIILKDLDQLLATLESMAKTHAGRLCMGRTHGIHAEPTSFGLKMAVFHAEFQRHRERWAAALENIRVGKISGAVGTYAQLEPELEKRALDILGLGVDPISTQVIQRDRYAQYFTALALIAGGVERLCVELRHLQRTEVLEVEEGFGKGQKGSSAMPHKKNPISAENLTGLSRLVRSNALAAMENMALWHERDISHSSVERVIMPDSTIMVNYMLNRLNGVLENLRIIPENMERNLMGSYGLFFSQRVLLALVETGLERQKAYEMVQAVAMRCWQDRTPFEAAVRADAAITGRLDAARLDQAFDLKYYLRHEHTIFGRVFK
- a CDS encoding zinc ribbon domain-containing protein is translated as MPIYEYCCEDCHQIFEEWQKDFQDRDKVCPVCGGAAQRVISNTSFVLKGGGWYASGYCKASGGNGSKESSSPSSSDTATTTSS
- a CDS encoding DUF362 domain-containing protein; the protein is MAEAVYFWNLRASRKAPFEAKVKRLLKLAGLGAEVRSGDLVAVKLHFGEGGGTGHVRPLQLVPLLAFLRKCGAKPFLTDTNTLYVGQRGESVSHALQAARHGYDPNVLGAPVILADGLKSGNERAVPCPGRHFEQAFLAGDIVDADMLVTVSHFKGHDLAGFGGAIKNVGMGCATRRGKMRQHCGLGPAVHPEHCTGCGQCVEVCAHGALSLGADRKIRIDRDKCAGCAACFLACKTGGLEVDWRVDVNTFLERMAEYAAAALLGRSRRTLHLNFVQQVSPGCDCTGFSDAPICPDLGLLAAWDPVALDQACLDLVNQAPPLYPSALPEGIASGQDKFEAIHGHVQGCYLLEYAQQLGLGRRDYTVVPV
- the pyrE gene encoding orotate phosphoribosyltransferase, with product MTTDLKKRLAQLLLEKSYLEGDFTLTSGQKSDYYFDCKHTALHPEGSWLIGKFFLDMIRAHGGIQGVGGMTLGADPLVSSVTVVSHLEGYPLPGFIIRKQPKGHGTNQYLEGLNNFKAGMNVCLLEDVITTGGTLLKAVDRVREQGLNIVAIMGVLDREQGGRENIAKAGFELRTIFTRKELVETARS
- a CDS encoding DNA polymerase III subunit beta, with protein sequence MFLKVRKEDIIDGLLKAANIIPTKTGAAYLRTVWLRAEDDALSILATDSSIEFVGTYPAVISDGGLVGVSGKKFCDLMRKMPPGEILLKLDASGKHLHIEQGRRKYKLPANESSWFQDFNPFPEENAVLWSGDFLKEIIDRIAFCISDDEDLTSMNCIKFSPVEGDDVEICGLNGHQFGLLRFTNADIHAALGQDGFLVSKKYLLEIRKWLTNDEIEISLSDKRLFLRTENKKETFSLPLKTYVFADYRNFINQYTNRFASTLIVDKHELTDSLDRIFIFNTDANKATFFNFGPEELALSCQGQDIGEGTEQIGCAYSGELSKIAMQTKILLDIVSHFNSDSLTFSFVGALEPCKITGKNDPNYMVLTMPVEITEDTYYSEEEI
- the gyrB gene encoding DNA topoisomerase (ATP-hydrolyzing) subunit B — protein: MTKASTYTADSITVLEGLSAVRKRPAMYIGSTNINGLHHLVYEVIDNAIDEAMAGYCDQIKVTVHMDNSVSIIDNGRGIPVDMHPKEHKPALEVVMTVLHAGGKFDNDTYKVSGGLHGVGVSVVNALSEYLEVTVSRGGLRHYQRYRRGVPVAPLSVVGETDKTGTLVRFKPDEEIFEELDFQYDVLAKRFEELAYLNPGIKIEFFDEKSQNRDVFKYDGGLPHFIKNKNQDNGIHRIVSGSGEMEGVSIDFALQYTAGYKENVYTFANNIRTKEGGTHLQGFKTALTRAINTYITNSADLPKKLKQKVSGDDVREGLTAIISVKIPNPQFEGQTKTKLGNSEVAGYVATMVYEALNEFFGENPKDVRLIIEKVIDAARARDAARRARELVRRKGALSDNALPGKLADCQSKDPAESEVFIVEGDSAGGSAKQGRNPKFQAILPLRGKILNVEKTRFDKMLQNKEIKALITAMGAGIGEDEVDLAKLRYHKIIIMTDADVDGAHIRTLILTFFYRQYQQLIEQGYLYIAQPPLYRVHKGSFERYIKNEEEMSGFLVQRVTEEMTVATPEGPDIAGQELTELLDRILALRDLTVDVANMGIPDALFIHLLQYGQALEPETVRVAGLEPAFLAHMREREYTVELVNEHEDGQEGVALENETRHYLRFVDANNHAIRLGLEFFHSKRYRRAMELLTSIRERCPGPGHVIRHKDMEMEAASYFDLLRQVLDLAQKGVNVQRYKGLGEMNPEQLWATTMDPDARTLLRVTIDDAVEADELFTKLMGDKVEPRREFIERNALAVTDLDI
- a CDS encoding sugar phosphate isomerase/epimerase produces the protein MHFVNLPLRYIEEHPRYLDLFLRHGLNPELGLDVWALDSLSPDWHARTAAMLRDAGLVCAVHLPFFDLHPGSLDALIHHATQSRLLQAVGVAAVYRPVHFIAHLGYDPLTYANFQDLWLERSVTTWNAVLNRAGAAPLFLENVFEETPAHHLAVLDALDGRARACLDLGHWHCFARGHERRNLNEWLTALDGHIGHLHLHDNDGGADQHRGLGLGSIPWEELWSWLAKHPSVSATCEPHTEADFLASQSYLAARGIQF
- a CDS encoding chromosomal replication initiator DnaA gives rise to the protein MDRVYQGLQQAFPAEELGRWSSSLGMSVDENVLTVRFPHKFFAEWFETQLRARFEQALAGTGLAIVYQFQVGDRDVVVRERKPPSSTRPFGNEFLFDNFLVNNKNYFPLASAQEVAQSREVQYNPFVLCGESGAGKSFLLRAIANARSEQDGTGIFVAGIEDLHELYTSRGDARKFLTTMNFLGIDDLQDIARHQYLQGELIALFDHFHTRRKQMVFACAGKVSGYTFLAPKLKSRLEWGLIVTLKAPDLDIRTQYAVARCRERRIDLPKERLLLLAQRFSDLRNLEGCILKLWAYRELIHDQISDEDFDNILNYLDDRSVTTMTVDQILGTVCTHFSLTRDEILSAGRKQNLVFARQAAMFLCRKHLGLSFPELGRAFGGRDHSTVLYSCRKIEQLQRDDKNVKTMIHALSEQCMAMDDTGSTIFPG